One Sphingobacteruim zhuxiongii DNA window includes the following coding sequences:
- a CDS encoding exo-beta-N-acetylmuramidase NamZ family protein: MKLFLLNTALFGVLLTNSCGTASNSIVKQEVAKEKTQNNASVILPGADQLQAYLPLLKGKKVGIMGNQTSVVGTGKEHLLDVLIREKVDLKFGFAPEHGFRGDIERGEKVDNAVDSKTGLPLFTLYGGNDKQDSIVKSIDVMIFDLQDVGARFYTYITSLHRVMELCAKHDKQLIVLDRPNPCGDQVDGPVRKDDKFKSNVSYHKIAMIHGLTVGELANMINGEKWLEGGKQCKVTVIPVENWDHSKMYELPVIPSPSLPNHLSVRLYSSLCLFEGTEISVGRGTDWPFQVVGYDNPTYGDFTYTPGEKAGMVKHVEGKGEKLYGLDLRNLDADQQKFTLKYILHFYNKMPDKSKFFTRAEFFDKLAGTDQLRKQIIAGKTEDEIRKSWEPELKEYKEMRKKYLIYPDFN, encoded by the coding sequence ATGAAACTTTTTTTGCTGAATACTGCACTCTTTGGAGTGTTATTAACGAATAGCTGCGGCACAGCCTCAAATTCCATTGTCAAACAAGAAGTGGCAAAGGAAAAAACGCAAAACAATGCAAGTGTTATTCTTCCAGGTGCGGATCAATTGCAAGCTTATTTACCTCTACTTAAAGGAAAGAAAGTGGGTATTATGGGGAATCAGACATCCGTTGTTGGAACAGGTAAAGAGCATTTGTTGGATGTGTTGATTCGCGAGAAAGTAGATTTGAAATTTGGCTTTGCACCGGAGCATGGTTTTCGAGGAGATATTGAACGTGGTGAAAAAGTAGATAACGCGGTAGATTCGAAAACTGGCTTGCCTTTATTTACTTTATATGGAGGTAATGATAAACAGGACTCTATCGTAAAGTCAATCGATGTAATGATTTTCGATTTGCAGGATGTCGGCGCACGTTTCTATACCTATATTACTTCGCTCCACCGGGTGATGGAGCTTTGTGCAAAGCATGATAAGCAACTGATTGTTTTAGATCGCCCAAATCCATGCGGGGATCAAGTGGACGGCCCTGTTCGTAAAGACGATAAATTCAAGTCGAATGTTTCTTATCATAAAATCGCTATGATTCACGGTTTAACAGTTGGTGAACTTGCGAACATGATCAATGGTGAAAAATGGTTAGAAGGCGGAAAACAGTGTAAAGTGACTGTTATTCCTGTTGAAAACTGGGATCACAGTAAAATGTATGAACTTCCGGTGATTCCTTCGCCAAGTTTACCAAATCACCTTTCTGTGCGTCTATATTCTTCATTGTGTTTATTTGAAGGTACGGAGATATCAGTAGGACGAGGTACAGATTGGCCTTTCCAAGTGGTTGGATATGATAATCCTACTTATGGTGATTTTACCTATACGCCAGGTGAAAAAGCCGGTATGGTGAAACATGTGGAAGGCAAAGGAGAGAAATTGTATGGATTAGACCTGCGTAATCTTGATGCAGACCAACAAAAATTCACTTTAAAATATATTCTTCATTTCTATAATAAAATGCCAGATAAGTCAAAATTCTTCACACGTGCAGAATTCTTTGATAAACTCGCTGGAACAGATCAATTACGTAAACAAATTATTGCTGGAAAAACCGAAGATGAAATTCGCAAGAGTTGGGAGCCGGAATTGAAAGAATATAAAGAAATGCGTAAAAAATATTTAATCTACCCCGATTTTAATTGA
- a CDS encoding SusC/RagA family TonB-linked outer membrane protein produces the protein MRRLLLFSLALGLTMPSYASFAEAATAGNLRKNASWTTASSVLQNTVQGTVSGSDGPIAGATVTVIGTTTTTVSDGNGKFSILAPVGAKLRISFIGYNSKEVTVAGNTVNVTLDDAADVLDEVVVVGYGTQRKGNLTGAVSSISVKDNLQGRPIADVGRGMQGTTPGLTVTIPSGEVGSDPRIKIRGALASMQANGDPLILVDNVEIPSIQYVNPDDIESVTVLKDAASSSIYGAKAAFGVILITTKTGSKSEKIDISVSSNLSLQNPFKKYEVGGINSLKYIRDAFQRVGDNIAGAFYYVTADSYDKAVEWEEKYGGKLGVNDPTVYGRDWIVDPTNTGRKLGLRTYDPYEYMVREWAPTYTNNASINGNMGKTRFTGSFGHIAQSGMLKPGNSDKFRRSNAAVRVNTDLSDYVTVRGGIMFSQRNKLYPYATNSTGADPWYYMYRWSNIYPMGNDEHGNPIRSPWSEYGASNEASMKRNYVNMNVGTTINIKSNWKVDIDYNFTNEEYNWFRPGTRFTGANSWTAPVKRLDASGNQVYVNNEGVVVDASSTGAMPAYDLLNHEYTSPGANPDHVSQYTGNENKHTLNAFTTYNLNLNNDHDFKFILGTNLVSDNGRYNSITRNNILDITNPQIDLAMSQTPTVSGGTTWAGQLGYFGRVNYAYKNKYLVEANLRYDGSSKFLEDLRWRWFPSFSAGWVASEESFMDWAKPALSQLKFRGSYGVIGNQAVPASLYSPTMDSKESTWIAAGSKLLYLTSPAYSLSNITWEDLETIDLGVDARFLNNKLGLVFDYYQRTTKNMFAPVEGTTWTLGGNAPLGNFGDLETKGFEIAVDYNTRFENGLGINIRANFDDAISRFYNYTDKRLMTSNYDGRAYGDIWGYETDRLYQLDDFVLGPDGNAQLFAPTEAMTKYYKSGNSQTYLQKAGANGEDPIYQMYLENSATFNFGPGDVKFKDLNGDGEIDNGDGSIDNPGDMKIIGNSTPRYNYGLRLGADYKGFDFSIFLQGVGKREMWGKGALVIPGFNTGDGAMATAIANDYWTKDNTGAFYPAAYNNANGNTTNNMQIQTRYLLDMSYLRIKNMTLGYSIPQSVLSKAKINSLRVYVALENFVTWDNLKGLPVDPETVDGYNLMNTTNYNDGRTGIGTPTFKSASFGLQLNF, from the coding sequence ATGCGAAGACTTCTACTCTTTTCTCTCGCTCTAGGCTTAACTATGCCGTCCTACGCTTCATTTGCAGAAGCGGCGACTGCAGGTAACCTTAGAAAAAATGCAAGCTGGACGACTGCTTCTTCAGTTCTTCAAAATACGGTACAGGGGACCGTGTCTGGATCTGATGGACCAATCGCTGGTGCAACAGTTACAGTTATCGGTACTACAACGACAACTGTATCGGATGGCAATGGTAAATTCTCCATTCTAGCGCCTGTTGGTGCAAAATTGAGAATTTCGTTCATTGGCTACAATTCAAAAGAAGTAACAGTGGCAGGTAATACTGTAAATGTAACTCTAGATGATGCTGCTGATGTATTGGATGAAGTGGTTGTGGTAGGTTATGGTACGCAAAGGAAAGGGAACTTAACCGGTGCTGTATCATCTATCAGCGTGAAGGATAATCTTCAAGGGCGTCCAATTGCGGATGTTGGTCGTGGTATGCAGGGAACTACTCCTGGTTTAACCGTTACGATCCCTTCGGGAGAAGTTGGTTCAGATCCTCGTATCAAAATTCGTGGAGCGCTTGCGTCCATGCAAGCGAATGGTGATCCGCTAATTTTGGTGGACAACGTCGAGATACCAAGTATTCAATATGTAAATCCTGACGATATTGAATCGGTTACGGTATTGAAAGACGCCGCATCCTCTTCAATTTATGGAGCGAAGGCCGCATTCGGTGTTATTTTAATAACTACGAAGACAGGGTCTAAGTCTGAAAAGATTGACATTAGTGTTTCAAGTAACCTTTCACTACAAAATCCATTCAAGAAATATGAAGTAGGTGGGATTAACTCATTGAAATATATCAGAGATGCTTTCCAACGTGTTGGTGATAACATCGCGGGAGCTTTCTATTATGTAACTGCCGATAGTTATGATAAAGCCGTTGAGTGGGAAGAAAAATACGGTGGTAAGTTAGGTGTAAATGATCCAACAGTTTATGGACGTGACTGGATTGTCGATCCAACAAATACAGGCCGTAAATTAGGTTTACGCACGTATGACCCTTATGAATATATGGTACGTGAATGGGCGCCAACCTACACTAACAATGCTTCCATTAATGGAAATATGGGTAAAACGCGCTTCACAGGAAGTTTTGGACATATCGCACAGAGTGGGATGTTGAAGCCTGGAAACTCGGATAAATTCCGACGTTCAAACGCTGCTGTTCGCGTTAATACTGATTTAAGTGATTACGTAACTGTACGAGGTGGAATAATGTTTTCACAACGTAATAAGCTGTATCCATACGCAACGAACTCTACAGGAGCGGATCCTTGGTACTACATGTACCGTTGGAGTAACATATACCCAATGGGAAATGATGAGCATGGAAATCCAATCCGTTCACCTTGGAGCGAGTATGGAGCTTCGAACGAAGCATCAATGAAGCGTAACTATGTGAATATGAATGTGGGTACTACAATCAATATCAAGTCAAACTGGAAAGTGGATATCGATTACAACTTCACAAACGAAGAGTATAATTGGTTTAGACCAGGAACTCGATTTACAGGAGCGAATAGCTGGACTGCCCCAGTTAAGCGTTTAGATGCAAGTGGAAATCAAGTATATGTGAATAATGAGGGTGTTGTTGTTGATGCTTCGTCAACAGGAGCGATGCCGGCGTATGATCTGTTAAATCATGAATATACGTCTCCTGGTGCAAATCCGGATCATGTGAGTCAATATACAGGGAATGAAAACAAGCATACATTAAATGCATTCACGACCTACAATTTGAATTTGAATAACGATCATGATTTCAAATTTATTTTAGGTACGAATTTGGTTTCTGATAACGGTCGTTACAATTCGATCACAAGAAATAACATCTTGGATATAACGAACCCACAGATTGACCTAGCAATGAGTCAAACTCCAACTGTATCCGGTGGAACAACTTGGGCTGGACAGTTAGGTTATTTTGGACGTGTAAACTATGCTTACAAAAACAAATATTTAGTTGAGGCGAACTTACGTTATGACGGTTCTTCTAAATTCTTGGAAGACTTAAGATGGAGATGGTTTCCTTCATTCTCTGCGGGATGGGTAGCCTCAGAAGAGAGCTTCATGGACTGGGCAAAACCTGCATTATCGCAATTGAAATTTAGAGGATCATATGGTGTGATTGGTAACCAAGCGGTTCCCGCAAGTTTATACAGTCCAACAATGGATTCAAAAGAATCGACTTGGATAGCGGCTGGCTCTAAATTGTTGTATCTAACCTCACCAGCATACAGTTTGAGTAATATTACTTGGGAAGATTTGGAGACAATTGACCTTGGTGTTGACGCACGTTTCTTAAATAATAAGTTAGGCCTTGTGTTTGATTATTATCAAAGAACAACGAAGAACATGTTCGCGCCAGTGGAAGGTACTACTTGGACTTTAGGTGGAAACGCACCTCTGGGTAATTTTGGAGACTTGGAAACGAAAGGATTCGAGATCGCGGTAGATTATAACACTCGTTTTGAAAATGGTTTAGGGATTAACATTCGCGCAAACTTTGATGATGCGATTTCTAGATTTTATAACTATACCGATAAGCGTCTGATGACTTCAAACTATGACGGACGTGCTTATGGTGATATCTGGGGATATGAAACTGATCGACTTTATCAGTTAGATGACTTTGTCTTGGGTCCAGATGGTAATGCGCAGTTATTTGCTCCAACAGAAGCTATGACTAAGTATTATAAAAGTGGAAACAGTCAAACCTATTTACAAAAGGCAGGTGCAAATGGAGAGGATCCTATTTATCAAATGTATTTGGAAAATTCTGCAACCTTCAATTTTGGTCCAGGTGACGTAAAATTCAAAGATTTAAATGGTGATGGTGAGATCGACAATGGCGATGGGTCAATCGATAACCCTGGTGATATGAAGATTATAGGTAATTCAACGCCGCGATATAATTACGGTCTTCGTTTAGGTGCTGACTACAAAGGCTTCGACTTCTCTATATTCTTACAAGGCGTTGGAAAAAGGGAAATGTGGGGTAAAGGTGCTTTGGTAATTCCTGGTTTCAATACAGGTGACGGTGCAATGGCTACTGCTATCGCAAATGACTACTGGACTAAAGATAATACAGGAGCATTTTATCCAGCTGCTTATAACAACGCAAATGGAAATACCACCAATAACATGCAGATACAAACTCGCTACTTATTAGATATGTCTTATTTGCGTATTAAAAATATGACATTGGGTTATTCTATTCCGCAATCGGTATTAAGCAAAGCGAAGATAAATTCATTGCGCGTGTACGTGGCGTTAGAAAATTTTGTGACTTGGGATAACTTAAAAGGTTTACCTGTAGATCCTGAAACTGTAGATGGATATAACTTAATGAACACTACGAATTACAATGATGGAAGAACGGGTATCGGTACTCCAACATTCAAGAGTGCGTCATTTGGTTTACAATTGAACTTTTAA
- a CDS encoding RagB/SusD family nutrient uptake outer membrane protein gives MKKISYILLSASLLLTGCEKLLDRPELNKVTDSDKTFWRNETDIRLFANGFYPNTFVGYNSGFATDYAPLTGYNFSDDLTSESQQAALLGSVPTNVGGSTSDIIASLRSEHPGPNWNFYWVRRANLMIQRLETLTQPKLDEASYKHWMAVSRFFRGNEYAKLVSNFGDVPYYDAPIEPTDYDAQYKDRTARGEVMDKVYDDFKYTLENMRESDGVGFVNRYAAAALISNVMLFEGSWQTYHNLDKTRAKKYLELSRDAAQYVMDSGKWSFGSDFKSLFASESLQGHKEVIFSRVYDDLQAVRHSVGSYSNGTEKQNRSINLNLLDAFICNDGKYWKSSTTADASNFRLKELVKTRDPRLEATIMDTVNTPAIGTHVYAHKFAGREVLSYLYSGDAYPAKWYSSTNTNDAPVARLAEVVLNWVEAKQILNENYGGVAVTQSDLDKSINAIRQRPLDATATAKGVKQTAPLSLASLPVDPNRDSDVSQLMWEIRRERRMEFVFEYARIQDLRRWKKLHYLNFEKVDYKLGSWIIGKLDYKDEAKPGKILASYINRLKVMKKDGTVVTYNGTNDAEMEGFYVVNNFVNRLAVENRNYLSPVSQALLQEYEAAGYKLTQTPGW, from the coding sequence ATGAAAAAAATATCATATATTCTTCTTAGTGCGTCCTTGCTTTTGACTGGTTGTGAGAAGCTATTGGATAGACCTGAATTAAATAAAGTAACGGATTCAGACAAGACATTTTGGCGTAATGAAACAGATATTAGACTATTTGCAAATGGTTTTTATCCAAATACATTCGTTGGTTATAATAGTGGTTTTGCTACTGATTACGCACCCTTAACGGGTTATAATTTCTCTGATGATCTCACATCAGAGAGTCAACAAGCGGCACTGCTTGGTTCTGTTCCTACAAACGTGGGGGGGAGTACATCAGATATTATCGCAAGTTTGAGATCTGAGCATCCAGGTCCGAACTGGAATTTTTACTGGGTGAGAAGAGCAAACTTGATGATTCAACGTCTAGAAACGCTTACTCAACCTAAGTTAGACGAAGCGAGCTATAAACACTGGATGGCTGTAAGTCGTTTCTTTAGAGGAAACGAATACGCTAAACTTGTGAGCAACTTTGGAGATGTTCCATACTATGATGCTCCGATTGAGCCGACAGATTACGATGCGCAATACAAGGATCGTACAGCACGTGGCGAAGTAATGGATAAGGTGTACGACGATTTTAAATATACCTTAGAAAATATGCGCGAATCTGATGGGGTAGGTTTTGTAAATCGCTATGCAGCAGCTGCATTGATATCAAATGTGATGTTGTTTGAAGGTTCTTGGCAGACTTACCATAACTTGGACAAGACGAGAGCAAAAAAATATCTTGAGTTGTCAAGAGATGCTGCGCAATATGTAATGGATAGCGGAAAATGGAGCTTCGGATCAGACTTTAAAAGTCTTTTCGCTTCGGAGAGTTTGCAAGGTCATAAGGAGGTTATTTTCTCCCGCGTTTACGACGATTTGCAGGCAGTTAGACATTCCGTTGGTTCCTACAGCAATGGTACAGAGAAACAAAATAGATCTATAAATTTGAATTTACTTGATGCATTTATTTGCAACGATGGTAAGTATTGGAAAAGTTCGACAACGGCGGATGCTTCTAATTTCAGATTGAAGGAATTGGTGAAGACTCGCGACCCTAGGCTAGAAGCAACCATTATGGATACTGTCAATACGCCAGCAATTGGAACGCACGTTTATGCACATAAATTTGCAGGTAGAGAAGTTTTAAGTTATTTATATAGTGGAGATGCGTATCCTGCGAAATGGTACTCTAGCACGAATACGAATGACGCTCCTGTAGCCCGTTTAGCAGAAGTTGTGTTGAATTGGGTCGAAGCTAAACAAATACTAAACGAAAATTACGGTGGTGTAGCGGTAACGCAGTCGGATTTAGATAAGTCAATCAATGCTATTCGTCAAAGACCACTCGATGCAACTGCGACTGCAAAAGGTGTAAAACAAACGGCACCGTTAAGTTTGGCGTCTTTGCCTGTTGATCCGAATCGCGATTCGGATGTATCTCAATTAATGTGGGAGATTCGTCGCGAAAGACGTATGGAATTTGTATTCGAATATGCTCGGATTCAGGATTTGAGAAGATGGAAGAAGCTACATTATCTAAATTTTGAGAAGGTAGACTATAAATTAGGATCTTGGATAATCGGTAAATTAGATTACAAAGATGAGGCGAAACCAGGGAAAATTCTAGCTTCCTATATCAATCGACTAAAGGTTATGAAGAAAGACGGTACGGTTGTAACTTATAATGGTACTAATGATGCCGAAATGGAAGGTTTTTATGTGGTAAATAATTTTGTAAATCGTCTAGCAGTAGAGAATAGAAATTATCTCTCTCCTGTAAGCCAGGCCTTACTTCAAGAGTATGAGGCCGCAGGTTATAAATTAACGCAAACCCCAGGCTGGTAA
- a CDS encoding outer membrane protein assembly factor BamB family protein, translating into MKRILFLLLLVPTFLNAQSFRFAQVTDTHVGGATGADDLRRTVQDLNQMRDIDFVILSGDVTEFGSDEELALAKRILDSLNLPLYVIPGNHDSNWSESGANTFRRVFGSEMFFFKHKGYQFIGTTSGPNMRMSPGQIPRENLVWMDSVFNANKDAEMPLIAINHYPLDESLNNWYESINRLKTRNVQLALCGHGHQNRLYDWEGIPGVMSRSNLRAKEVIGGYNIITIKNDSAIFQVRRPLSITEDAWLTVPLRSVRTNSTNVSARPNYDMNNTSKAKLVWEYEDHGDIGAGMSTDQRYVFTANTVGEVFALDMKSGKLIWKFKTGGKVYSTPAFHQGTVVVGSSDHFIYGLDSKTGLLKWKLEAGKAVLGSAAVDQGKAYIGASDGIFRCINVSDGKLIWAFDQVKGYVSTRPTIANDKVIFGSWNNGFYALDKLTGKLVWEWSNGHQNRMFSAAACYPVVSNNRVFIVAPDRYMTAIDLKSGKTIWREKIDSEKVRESMGLSHDKKHVYAKTMDGEVIAVPVHADKMDVVWKSKLKLPYELAPTALQSNRHLIFVPSDKGLFSAVDNKSGEVKWQYKISNGMINPPLLSKNSVIVSTMDGKIVMLSY; encoded by the coding sequence ATGAAAAGAATTCTTTTTTTATTGTTGCTTGTTCCAACGTTTCTAAACGCCCAATCTTTTCGTTTCGCTCAGGTGACCGACACGCATGTTGGGGGTGCAACAGGTGCTGATGATCTTCGCAGAACTGTTCAGGATTTGAATCAGATGCGAGATATCGATTTTGTGATTTTATCGGGGGATGTTACTGAGTTTGGTTCTGATGAAGAACTTGCCTTAGCAAAACGTATATTGGACAGTCTAAACCTTCCATTATACGTTATTCCAGGAAATCATGATAGCAATTGGTCAGAGAGTGGAGCAAATACGTTCCGTCGTGTATTCGGGAGTGAGATGTTTTTCTTTAAGCATAAAGGATATCAGTTTATTGGAACGACCTCTGGGCCAAATATGCGAATGAGTCCTGGGCAGATTCCTCGTGAAAATCTGGTATGGATGGATTCGGTTTTTAATGCAAATAAAGACGCAGAGATGCCCTTGATTGCGATCAATCACTATCCGCTAGATGAGTCGTTGAATAATTGGTATGAATCAATTAATCGCCTTAAAACACGTAATGTGCAATTGGCCCTTTGTGGTCATGGACATCAAAATCGTTTATACGATTGGGAAGGTATCCCTGGCGTTATGTCAAGGTCGAATTTGCGGGCAAAGGAAGTCATTGGAGGATATAATATAATAACGATTAAAAATGATTCGGCAATTTTTCAAGTGCGCCGACCGTTATCCATTACGGAGGATGCATGGTTAACTGTTCCTCTTCGTTCTGTACGTACGAATTCCACCAACGTGTCGGCTCGTCCAAACTATGATATGAATAATACCAGTAAAGCAAAGCTTGTTTGGGAATATGAAGATCATGGAGATATTGGCGCGGGGATGAGTACCGATCAGCGATATGTTTTTACAGCCAATACCGTAGGTGAGGTCTTTGCCTTGGATATGAAATCTGGGAAATTAATTTGGAAGTTTAAGACTGGAGGAAAAGTATATTCTACACCGGCTTTTCACCAAGGAACAGTCGTTGTTGGCTCTTCTGATCATTTTATTTATGGGCTTGATTCAAAGACTGGTCTTTTAAAATGGAAACTTGAGGCTGGTAAGGCGGTCTTGGGATCGGCAGCAGTCGATCAAGGGAAAGCTTATATTGGGGCCTCTGACGGAATTTTTCGATGCATCAACGTGTCAGATGGTAAATTGATTTGGGCTTTCGATCAGGTAAAGGGCTATGTTTCAACAAGACCAACAATAGCCAATGATAAAGTTATCTTTGGTTCCTGGAATAACGGTTTTTATGCGCTGGATAAATTAACTGGAAAGTTGGTTTGGGAATGGTCGAATGGGCATCAGAATCGTATGTTTTCAGCAGCGGCCTGTTATCCAGTCGTGAGTAATAATCGGGTGTTTATAGTGGCCCCCGATCGTTACATGACGGCAATTGACTTAAAATCAGGAAAAACGATTTGGAGAGAAAAAATTGATTCTGAAAAAGTAAGGGAATCAATGGGGCTTTCTCATGATAAGAAGCATGTCTATGCAAAGACTATGGACGGTGAAGTTATCGCGGTTCCAGTTCATGCAGACAAGATGGATGTGGTTTGGAAGTCTAAATTGAAACTTCCGTACGAATTGGCGCCTACAGCACTACAAAGTAATCGACACTTGATATTTGTTCCAAGTGATAAAGGTTTATTTTCAGCAGTAGATAATAAATCTGGAGAAGTTAAATGGCAGTATAAAATATCAAACGGTATGATCAATCCACCTTTGTTATCGAAGAACAGCGTCATTGTCAGTACAATGGATGGGAAAATCGTAATGCTTTCCTACTAG
- the murQ gene encoding N-acetylmuramic acid 6-phosphate etherase — translation MINTTEKDSNYQELDKMSVQEILININNEDKTVPLAVEREIAHIESLVKVIVERMKKGGRLFYIGAGTSGRLGILDASECPPTYGVPFDWVIGLIAGGDTAIRKAVEFAEDDEEQAWKDLEEYAINANDVVIGIAASGTTPYVIGGLNRANEKGIATGCIVCNGNSPIAAIAQYPVELIVGPEFVTGSTRMKAGTAQKLALNMISTAVMIQLGRVKGNKMVDMQLSNHKLVGRGVRMVMAETGTDQETATALIEKFGNVRKAIDNFNLQKNS, via the coding sequence ATGATCAACACAACGGAGAAGGATTCCAATTATCAGGAATTAGACAAAATGTCTGTTCAGGAGATTCTGATTAATATTAATAATGAAGATAAAACCGTTCCGTTGGCGGTGGAGAGGGAGATTGCTCACATTGAATCCTTAGTAAAAGTGATCGTGGAGCGAATGAAAAAAGGTGGACGTTTATTCTATATCGGTGCTGGAACGAGTGGGCGTCTAGGTATACTTGATGCTTCGGAGTGTCCTCCGACCTATGGTGTTCCGTTTGATTGGGTAATTGGACTAATTGCTGGAGGAGACACTGCCATTCGTAAGGCTGTAGAATTTGCGGAAGATGACGAAGAGCAAGCTTGGAAAGATTTAGAAGAGTATGCTATCAATGCCAATGACGTTGTTATTGGAATCGCCGCTTCTGGTACAACCCCATACGTAATTGGTGGTTTGAACCGCGCAAACGAAAAAGGAATTGCTACCGGTTGTATTGTTTGTAATGGGAACTCCCCAATTGCAGCGATTGCGCAATATCCGGTGGAATTGATTGTTGGACCTGAATTTGTAACGGGATCGACACGTATGAAAGCTGGTACAGCACAAAAATTAGCCTTGAATATGATTAGTACCGCAGTTATGATACAATTAGGCCGTGTTAAGGGGAATAAGATGGTCGACATGCAACTTTCCAATCATAAGCTTGTTGGGCGTGGCGTACGTATGGTGATGGCTGAAACGGGAACAGATCAGGAAACAGCTACAGCGCTAATCGAGAAATTTGGTAATGTACGAAAGGCTATCGATAATTTTAACCTTCAAAAGAACAGCTAA
- a CDS encoding sodium:solute symporter, with product MSPIILLSFLVVYFGILLAVSYFTSKDSSDNSTFFVANRNSKWYMVAFGMIGTALSGVTFISVPGDVGNTPGGLTEPNNFSYFQFVIGNAIGFVVIAYVLLPLYYRMNLTSIYTYLEERLGHKSYKSGAMIFLISRTIGSAFRLYLVAIVLQRYIFDAWKVPFILTVAVCLFLIWLYTNKGGLKTIIITDTLQTTFLLLAVLLSIYFMADGLGLTVFEAFEKVKESSYSKIFVWENLLGDTRHILKHIIGGAFVTIAMTGLDQDLMQKNLSMKTIGEAQKNMMTFTGIFIVINLFFLAVGALLYFYADANGIKLSDIGKSDYLYPEIALRHLTLLPGIIFMMGLTAATFATTDSALTALTTSYCVDFLNFNKKENPNDPKLVKQRNLVHFAFSIVMLLVILLFHWINDESVVSAIFKIAGYTYGPLLGLFSFGILTKRRVNDNLVPIICVISPLLIFLLNHYVLPHTAYKIGFELIVYNGLITYLLLLITSPGKVEGKIAGSK from the coding sequence ATGTCACCTATTATATTATTATCTTTTCTAGTTGTTTATTTCGGAATCTTGTTGGCGGTGTCGTATTTCACATCCAAGGATTCTTCCGATAATTCAACATTTTTCGTTGCCAACCGTAACTCTAAATGGTATATGGTTGCCTTCGGAATGATTGGTACAGCATTGTCCGGTGTAACATTTATCTCCGTTCCTGGAGATGTAGGAAATACCCCTGGAGGATTAACTGAGCCAAACAACTTTAGTTATTTTCAATTCGTTATTGGAAATGCAATTGGATTTGTGGTGATTGCCTATGTTCTATTGCCTCTTTATTACCGAATGAATCTAACTTCTATTTATACCTATCTAGAAGAACGCTTAGGTCATAAAAGTTATAAATCGGGTGCCATGATCTTCTTGATCTCTAGAACAATTGGTTCCGCATTTCGCTTATATCTAGTTGCTATCGTTTTGCAGCGCTATATTTTTGATGCTTGGAAAGTTCCATTTATTCTTACGGTAGCTGTTTGTTTATTCCTAATATGGTTATATACCAATAAAGGAGGGCTTAAAACCATTATCATTACCGATACGCTTCAAACAACATTTTTGTTATTAGCTGTTCTGCTTTCGATTTACTTCATGGCTGACGGTCTTGGTTTAACAGTGTTCGAAGCTTTTGAGAAAGTGAAAGAAAGCTCTTACTCGAAAATCTTTGTTTGGGAGAATTTGTTAGGCGATACGAGACATATCTTGAAACATATAATCGGAGGTGCTTTTGTTACGATTGCCATGACTGGTTTAGATCAGGATTTGATGCAAAAGAATTTGAGTATGAAGACGATTGGCGAGGCGCAAAAGAATATGATGACTTTTACAGGTATCTTCATTGTCATCAATTTATTCTTTTTAGCCGTTGGAGCTCTATTGTATTTTTATGCGGATGCAAATGGGATCAAATTATCGGATATTGGGAAGTCAGATTATTTGTATCCGGAAATAGCATTGCGCCATTTGACGCTTCTTCCAGGAATTATCTTTATGATGGGATTGACGGCAGCGACATTTGCAACGACTGACTCGGCATTAACCGCTTTAACGACTTCATATTGTGTTGACTTTTTGAACTTCAACAAAAAGGAAAATCCAAATGATCCGAAGCTGGTTAAACAACGTAATTTGGTACATTTTGCTTTCTCTATTGTGATGTTATTGGTGATTCTATTGTTTCATTGGATAAATGATGAATCGGTAGTTTCTGCTATTTTCAAAATTGCTGGTTACACTTATGGACCGTTGCTAGGCTTATTCTCTTTTGGTATTCTGACTAAGCGAAGAGTGAATGATAATCTTGTTCCTATTATCTGTGTGATATCGCCATTATTGATTTTCTTACTAAATCATTATGTGTTACCGCATACGGCTTATAAAATTGGTTTTGAACTGATTGTCTATAATGGTTTGATTACTTACTTATTGTTATTAATTACTTCGCCAGGTAAGGTTGAAGGTAAAATAGCAGGTAGCAAATAA